The Bacillota bacterium genome has a segment encoding these proteins:
- a CDS encoding amidohydrolase gives MDIDRAGIVQGVEVRRDLIWDLSRRIYQHPEMGYSETLASDWIAGILGDAGFRVSRPVAGLATAFMAVKKGCAPGPRVALFAEYDALPELGHGCGHNFIAAASVGAALALAGMMDNAGGELMVLGCPAEEGCVEGAGGKVILLEKGCLSGVDAALMVHPGAKTIVEATSAERVALRLTYRGKAGHAGSRNSRGVNALDAAIETFNAWKELNREMGQDVLIHGIISKGGVSPNIIPDLAEVMVYLRSSSGGNLPELETRARACATRAARAAGARVEFAYCARTYLCMRTNVPLAMAFSSNLQNLKVKIHDHAGASMGSTDMGNVSQKVPSVHAYLSLGGRVPPAHTREFGAATLRPGGLRATVTAAKALALTAWDVLVIPELVKEIRMFHKSRR, from the coding sequence GACTGGATCGCAGGAATACTTGGAGACGCTGGTTTTCGCGTGTCCCGGCCGGTGGCAGGTCTAGCCACAGCCTTCATGGCTGTGAAGAAGGGCTGCGCTCCTGGGCCCAGGGTGGCGCTTTTCGCCGAGTATGATGCACTTCCGGAACTGGGGCACGGCTGCGGCCACAACTTCATTGCCGCCGCCTCGGTTGGGGCTGCGCTGGCCCTGGCAGGGATGATGGATAACGCTGGGGGCGAGCTCATGGTGCTGGGCTGCCCGGCGGAAGAGGGCTGCGTGGAGGGAGCAGGAGGCAAGGTTATCCTCCTTGAGAAGGGGTGCCTTAGCGGTGTGGATGCCGCCTTGATGGTGCACCCGGGGGCTAAGACCATCGTGGAGGCGACCTCGGCAGAGCGGGTGGCCCTCAGGCTGACGTACCGGGGCAAGGCTGGTCACGCTGGCTCCAGGAATAGCCGTGGAGTCAACGCCTTGGACGCTGCCATTGAAACCTTTAATGCCTGGAAGGAATTGAACCGGGAGATGGGGCAGGATGTCCTCATTCACGGAATCATCTCCAAGGGAGGTGTGAGCCCCAACATCATCCCGGACCTGGCCGAGGTCATGGTCTACCTTAGATCATCCAGCGGTGGTAACCTGCCTGAGCTGGAGACTCGGGCAAGGGCCTGTGCCACCCGGGCGGCACGGGCTGCTGGAGCTAGAGTGGAGTTTGCCTACTGCGCTCGTACCTACCTCTGCATGAGGACCAACGTGCCCCTGGCTATGGCTTTCAGCAGCAACCTGCAAAACCTGAAGGTTAAGATCCATGACCATGCTGGGGCCTCCATGGGTTCGACCGATATGGGAAACGTAAGCCAGAAAGTTCCCTCGGTCCATGCCTACCTGTCGCTGGGGGGGCGGGTTCCCCCAGCCCATACCCGTGAGTTCGGCGCCGCCACTCTCCGCCCAGGCGGGCTCAGGGCAACCGTAACCGCGGCAAAAGCGCTGGCCCTCACGGCCTGGGACGTGCTGGTGATACCCGAACTGGTTAAGGAGATCCGCATGTTTCATAAATCCCGCCGCTAA